A single window of Eucalyptus grandis isolate ANBG69807.140 chromosome 1, ASM1654582v1, whole genome shotgun sequence DNA harbors:
- the LOC104456837 gene encoding callose synthase 12: protein MTDSQSRTTELPRRNPDPMSHLRSPNIPGNLRGRSWPGQTLPGGDDQEPPYNIIPVAAVPADHPSLRVLEVRAACAALRSVGDLRWPPWSPWRPDYDLLDWLRLFFGFQEDNVRNQREHLVLHLANLQMRLASRPDNIEVLDVAVLCCFRKKLLRNYTLWCSYLGRKSNIWISDCHDVISDPRRELLYVSLYLLVWGESANLRLMPECICYIFHNLAMEMNRILENYIDPNTGQPVLPSVSGEKAFLKEVVKPIYDTIRKEVNRSKNGTAPPGAWSNYDDINEYFWSGRCFAKLRWPIDSGSSFSTRDGNRYRVGKMGFVETRTFLNLFRSFDRLWVMLVLFLQAAIIVAWHDDKEYPWQALKSRDLQVKVLTIFMTWSGMRFLQSLLDAGTQYLLVSRETMFLGVRMVMKIVVASLWMIAFWVFYGRIWSQRNADERWSQEANRRLVHFLELAFVFDLPELLGLTLMIIPWIQNFLEERNWRIFHLFTWWFQSRIFVGRGLREGLVDSVKYSLFWIHVLATKFLFSYFLQIKPMIQPTKQLLKLVDVKYEWHQFFGDSNRFAVGLLWLPVVLIYLMDLQIWYSIYSSLVGAAVGLLDHLGEIRNLEQVRLRFQFFASAVQFNLMPEGQLLQTIGNKFKDLLHRLKLRYGLGTPYQKFEPNQIEALRFALLWNEIIAIFREEDIVSDQEVELLELRRSAWSDRVISWPCFLLFNELLLALRQAKELVDATDKRLWYKICKNEYRRCAVIEAYDSVKHLLLEIVKIDSKEHSVITDLFEKIDRSIEDGKFTKQFNLSMLPEIHKHISKLAKLLKDSKKDVGKIVLALQALYRIVIREFSIDGEDQLASGGRLPFMDAVELPDPSNSQFHWQVRRLHIILTSRDSTHNVPSNVEARRRICFFSNSLFMNMPHAPKVEKMFGFSVLTPYHNEEVLYSKEQLLKKNEDGVCILFYLKTVYPDEWKYFIERMLREGKVVKADEDDETMAKLRDLRLWASYRGLTLARAVRGMMYYHRALKVMAFLDSASEVQIQELAKRLDSGGQDGSTNSSRLEELSSSLSFNTSISSTNLSLEDHISAMKCTFVVACQIYGSQKAEKDNRAEEILSLMKNNEALRVAYVEEVPAGRDEKDEKEYYSVLVKYDGQRQKEVELYRVQLPGPLKLGEGKSENQNHALIFTRGDAVQTIDMNQDNYFEEALKIRNLLEEFKTYYGIRKPTVLGVREHIFTGSVSSLAWFMSAQEMSLVTLGQRVLASPLKVRMNYSHSDVFDRFWFLSRGGISRASRIINISEDISAGFNCTLRGGKVTHHEYIQVGKGRDVGLNQISMVEAKVAAGNGEQVLSRDVYRLGHRLDFFRMLSFFYTTVGYFFNTTMVILTAYAFLWGRLYLCPAASSSNDNKALGTILNLFVIQLCLFTAIPMIVESTLQHGFLQAMWDFMTKQLQLSSVFYTFSMGTRAHYFGRTILHGSAKYRPTGHGFVVDHKSFAENYRLYARSHFVKAIELGVLLTFYASRSHADKNTFTYKALTISSWFLVASWIMAPFLFNPLGFDWLKTVHDFDDFMNWIWFRAGVFTKAEESWEVWWYEEQDHLRTTGLWGKLVEVILDLRFFLFQYGVVYQLGIPAGSRSISVYLLSLICFFVILGVHALISYAWDKYAAREHMYYRLVQFLIIILGALALVALVEYRQLKVKEICTSLLAFIPTGWGLISIAQVLRPILKPTWIWGRVVSLARLYDIMFGVIVMAPIAVFSWMPGSMQTRILFNQAFSEGLWISRIVSAKRPKVHL from the coding sequence ATGACCGACTCACAGAGTCGAACCACTGAGCTCCCCCGCAGAAACCCCGACCCAATGAGCCACCTTCGCAGCCCGAATATACCCGGCAACCTGAGGGGTCGATCCTGGCCCGGCCAGACCCTGCCTGGTGGCGATGATCAAGAACCACCGTACAACATCATCCCAGTTGCTGCCGTCCCAGCTGACCACCCCTCCCTCCGTGTCCTGGAGGTCCGTGCTGCCTGCGCCGCCCTGCGCTCCGTTGGTGACCTCCGCTGGCCGCCATGGTCCCCGTGGCGCCCTGACTACGACCTCCTCGACTGGCTCCGCCTCTTCTTTGGCTTCCAGGAGGATAATGTCCGGAACCAACGGGAGCACCTCGTCCTCCACCTCGCCAACCTCCAGATGCGGCTCGCATCAAGGCCAGACAACATTGAGGTCCTTGACGTCGCCGTCCTCTGCTGCTTCCGGAAAAAGCTTCTCCGGAACTACACCCTCTGGTGCTCCTACTTGGGCAGGAAGTCAAACATCTGGATCTCCGACTGCCATGATGTTATCTCGGACCCACGGCGTGAGCTCCTCTATGTCTCGCTCTATCTCCTTGTCTGGGGCGAGTCAGCGAACCTGCGGCTTATGCCAGAGTGCATTTGCTACATCTTCCACAACTTGGCGATGGAAATGAACAGGATCTTAGAGAATTACATTGACCCGAACACTGGACAGCCCGTTTTGCCTTCGGTCTCAGGAGAGAAGGCCTTTTTAAAAGAAGTTGTGAAGCCAATATACGACACGATTAGGAAAGAGGTCAACAGGAGCAAGAATGGGACTGCGCCCCCCGGTGCATGGAGTAACTATGATGATATCAATGAGTACTTCTGGTCTGGAAGGTGCTTTGCAAAGTTGAGATGGCCGATCGATAGTGGAAGTAGCTTTTCCACGAGGGATGGGAACAGATATCGAGTTGGCAAGATGGGGTTCGTAGAGACGAGGACGTTTTTGAACTTGTTCCGGAGCTTCGATCGATTGTGGGTGATGTTGGTTCTGTTTCTGCAAGCTGCAATCATTGTGGCTTGGCACGATGATAAGGAGTATCCATGGCAGGCATTGAAGAGCAGGGACCTTCAAGTCAAGGTCTTGACTATTTTCATGACTTGGAGTGGGATGAGGTTCTTGCAGTCCTTGCTTGATGCTGGAACGCAGTACCTCTTGGTGTCAAGAGAAACGATGTTTTTAGGAGTGAGGATGGTGATGAAGATTGTCGTGGCAAGTCTTTGGATGATTGCTTTTTGGGTGTTCTATGGACGGATTTGGTCGCAAAGAAATGCCGATGAGAGATGGTCACAAGAGGCAAACAGGAGATTGGTGCATTTTCTCGAGCTGGCCTTCGTCTTTGATCTTCCTGAGCTGTTGGGATTAACCCTGATGATCATTCCATGGATTCAAAATTTCCTAGAGGAAAGAAACTGGAGGATCTTCCACCTGTTCACGTGGTGGTTCCAGAGCCGTATCTTCGTGGGTCGTGGCCTTAGAGAAGGTCTGGTCGATAGTGTGAAGTACTCTCTATTTTGGATACATGTACTAGCCACCAAATTTTTATTCAGCTACTTCCTGCAAATTAAGCCCATGATCCAACCCACGAAACAGCTCTTGAAGCTGGTAGATGTGAAATACGAGTGGCACCAGTTCTTTGGCGACAGCAACAGGTTTGCTGTTGGGCTGTTGTGGCTCCCCGTGGTGCTTATTTACCTTATGGATCTGCAGATTTGGTACTCGATCTATTCATCCTTGGTTGGAGCAGCAGTGGGGTTGTTAGATCACTTGGGCGAGATCCGAAATCTGGAGCAGGTGAGATTGCGGTTCCAGTTCTTTGCGAGCGCTGTTCAGTTTAATCTAATGCCTGAGGGGCAGCTTTTGCAAACGATAGGAAACAAGTTCAAGGATTTGCTTCACCGGCTGAAGCTGAGGTATGGACTGGGCACGCCGTACCAGAAGTTTGAACCTAATCAGATCGAAGCGCTGAGGTTTGCTTTGCTTTGGAATGAGATCATAGCCATATTTAGGGAAGAGGATATAGTATCTGACCAGGAAGTTGAGCTTTTGGAGCTACGGAGGAGTGCTTGGAGTGATAGAGTTATTTCCTGGCCATGTTTTCTCCTGTTCAATGAGCTGTTGCTTGCTTTAAGACAGGCCAAGGAGCTAGTTGATGCTACTGACAAAAGGCTCTGGTATAAGATCTGCAAGAACGAGTACAGGCGCTGTGCTGTGATCGAAGCATATGACAGTGTCAAGCACTTGCTGCTTGAAATAGTCAAAATTGACTCGAAGGAGCATTCTGTGATCACTGATTTGTTCGAAAAGATTGATCGCTCCATCGAGGATGGGAAATTTACGAAGCAGTTCAACTTGTCCATGTTGCCTGAGATACACAAACATATATCAAAGTTGGCTAAGCTATTGAAAGATTCCAAGAAAGACGTGGGTAAAATTGTGCTCGCTCTGCAGGCCCTTTATCGGATTGTTATTAGGGAGTTCTCCATAGATGGGGAGGATCAGTTGGCATCTGGTGGTCGATTGCCTTTCATGGATGCTGTTGAATTGCCCGATCCAAGTAATAGCCAGTTCCATTGGCAAGTTCGTCGCTTGCACATTATTCTGACCTCGAGGGACTCTACGCACAATGTTCCTTCAAATGTTGAGGCGAGACGGCGAATTTGCTTTTTCAGTAATTCGCTATTTATGAACATGCCCCACGCACCTAAAGTGGAGAAAATGTTTGGTTTCAGTGTTCTGACTCCTTACCACAATGAAGAGGTACTGTACAGCAAAGAACAGCTTCTCAAAAAGAACGAAGATGGAGTTTGcatattgttttatttgaagaccgtATATCCTGATGAGTGGAAATATTTCATAGAGAGAATGCTTAGAGAAGGAAAGGTGGTAAAGGCTGATGAGGACGATGAAACAATGGCCAAGTTGAGAGATCTTAGGCTTTGGGCGTCATACAGAGGCCTGACACTTGCTCGAGCAGTCAGAGGAATGATGTATTACCATCGAGCACTTAAGGTGATGGCTTTTCTTGATTCTGCATCAGAGGTGCAAATTCAGGAATTAGCAAAAAGACTGGACTCAGGGGGGCAAGATGGCAGCACGAACAGTTCTAGGTTGGAGGAGTTGTCTTCTTCTCTGAGTTTTAATACCAGTATTAGTTCAACCAATCTTTCGTTAGAAGACCATATATCTGCGATGAAATGCACATTCGTGGTCGCTTGCCAGATTTATGGGTCTCAAAAGGCAGAGAAAGATAATCGTGCAGAGGAAATATTGTCCCTGATGAAAAATAATGAAGCGCTCCGAGTAGCTTATGTAGAAGAAGTCCCCGCCGGGAGGGATGAAAAGGATGAAAAGGAATACTACTCTGTTCTGGTCAAGTACGATGGGCAACGCCAGAAGGAAGTAGAACTATACAGGGTCCAATTGCCTGGTCCTTTGAAGCTTGGAGAGGGAAAATCAGAAAACCAGAACCATGCGCTCATTTTCACTCGTGGTGATGCTGTCCAGACTATCGATATGAACCAAGACAACTATTTCGAGGAGGCACTCAAGATTCGGAATCTGCTGGAAGAATTCAAGACTTACTATGGCATACGGAAGCCTACCGTCTTGGGGGTTAGAGAACACATCTTCACTGGTTCAGTTTCATCGCTTGCTTGGTTTATGTCAGCTCAAGAGATGAGTTTAGTCACGTTGGGGCAACGCGTCTTGGCTAGTCCTTTGAAAGTTCGAATGAATTACAGCCATTCAGATGTTTTCGACAGGTTTTGGTTCTTAAGCAGGGGTGGTATTAGCAGAGCATCCAGAATAATCAACATTAGTGAAGATATTTCTGCCGGATTTAATTGCACATTGAGAGGAGGCAAGGTCACACACCATGAGTACATACAAGTGGGAAAGGGAAGGGATGTTGGATTGAATCAGATATCAATGGTTGAAGCCAAGGTTGCTGCTGGAAATGGTGAACAGGTCCTTAGCAGAGATGTCTATCGGTTGGGGCATCGGCTTGACTTCTTCCGGATGCTATCCTTCTTTTACACCACTGTGGGATACTTCTTTAACACAACGATGGTCATCCTGACAGCCTATGCATTTTTATGGGGCCGGCTCTATCTTTGTCCCGCTGCAAGCAGCAGCAACGACAATAAAGCACTCGGTacaattctaaatctatttgtCATCCAACTCTGTCTATTCACGGCAATCCCTATGATAGTGGAGAGCACCCTTCAGCATGGATTTCTTCAAGCTATGTGGGATTTCATGACCAAGCAGCTCCAGTTATCATCTGTTTTCTACACGTTTTCTATGGGAACTCGTGCCCACTACTTCGGCCGGACCATTCTTCACGGTAGTGCGAAATATCGTCCCACAGGACATGGGTTTGTCGTGGACCACAAAAGTTTCGCAGAGAACTACAGGCTCTATGCACGTAGTCATTTTGTGAAGGCGATTGAACTAGGCGTATTACTCACATTCTATGCGTCACGCAGCCATGCTGACAAAAATACCTTCACTTACAAAGCCTTGACCATATCAAGTTGGTTCCTTGTTGCTTCATGGATAATGGCTCCTTTTCTGTTCAATCCTCTGGGTTTCGATTGGTTGAAGACAGTGCATGACTTCGACGATTTCATGAACTGGATATGGTTCCGTGCTGGTGTGTTTACTAAAGCTGAAGAGAGTTGGGAAGTCTGGTGGTATGAGGAGCAGGATCATCTAAGAACAACAGGTCTTTGGGGAAAACTGGTAGAGGTAATATTGGATCTCCGCTTCTTCCTTTTCCAGTATGGGGTTGTATACCAACTCGGAATCCCAGCTGGAAGTAGAAGTATTTCTGTTTACTTGCTCTCTTTGATTTGCTTTTTTGTAATTCTGGGGGTCCATGCGCTTATATCATATGCCTGGGACAAGTACGCGGCAAGAGAACACATGTACTATCGACTCGTGCAGTTCCTCATCATCATACTAGGAGCACTCGCGTTAGTTGCATTGGTGGAGTATCGACAGCTCAAAGTAAAAGAGATTTGCACCAGTTTGTTGGCGTTCATCCCCACCGGATGGGGCCTCATATCGATAGCGCAAGTTCTTCGACCGATTCTGAAGCCCACTTGGATCTGGGGCAGGGTTGTTTCTTTAGCTCGTCTTTATGATATAATGTTCGGAGTGATTGTCATGGCTCCAATAGCTGTGTTTTCTTGGATGCCGGGGTCTATGCAGACACGGATTCTATTTAACCAAGCATTTAGCGAAGGACTCTGGATTTCACGGATTGTCTCCGCAAAAAGGCCGAAGGTTCACTTATGA